A section of the Triticum dicoccoides isolate Atlit2015 ecotype Zavitan chromosome 7A, WEW_v2.0, whole genome shotgun sequence genome encodes:
- the LOC119330694 gene encoding 26.2 kDa heat shock protein, mitochondrial-like encodes MASAVACKGAEPAGLLKSGAPVAFCAPHCPAVNAVRRPYSTQVKEVNRYDDDDYSDRDLVIPSSFSQDVLDPLGALTSMARLLSLMEDVAAQTGLSTAGASRLGRWVAKEDDDAVYLKVPMPGLTKEHVKVRADKNILVVEGEGEKQPWDGDDDSAVPRYNRRIEMPADAYKLDKIKAEMKNGVLWVTLLKVKEEERKDVFHVKVE; translated from the exons atggCTTCCGCCGTCGCTTGCAAGGGTGCCGAGCCGGCCGGCCTCCTCAAGTCCGGTGCTCCCGTGGCCTTCTGCGCGCCCCACTGCCCCGCCGTCAACGCCGTCCGCCGCCCGTACAGCACCCAGGTCAAGGAGGTCAACCGCTACGACGACGACGACTACAGCGACCGCGACCTCGTCATCCCCAGCTCCTTCTCGCAGG ACGTGCTCGACCCGCTCGGCGCGCTGACCAGCATGGCCCGTCTGCTGTCTCTGATGGAGGACGTTGCAGCTCAGACCGGCCTCTCCACTGCTGGGGCGTCGCGGCTCGGACGCTGGGTGGCCAAGGAGGACGACGACGCGGTGTACCTCAAGGTGCCGATGCCCGGGCTGACCAAGGAGCACGTGAAGGTGCGCGCGGACAAGAACATCCTGgtggtcgagggcgagggcgagaagcAGCCCTGGGACGGCGACGACGACTCCGCGGTGCCGAGGTACAACCGCCGCATCGAGATGCCCGCTGACGCGTACAAGTTGGACAAGATCAAGGCCGAGATGAAGAACGGCGTGCTCTGGGTGACCCTGCTCAAGGTGAAGGAGGAGGAGCGCAAGGACGTGTTCCACGTCAAGGTCGAGTAG